The Vanessa atalanta chromosome 2, ilVanAtal1.2, whole genome shotgun sequence DNA window AGGAAAATACTaagttattacatttttctaaACATTTAAGTTGTGTTTAGTCTTAATGTTATGTGGATCCTAAATTTaactattgattaaaaataaatgtgaattaaTTTTACCTGGTTTAAGGTAATATTCTGTAGTAACATCTCATTTTACTAACTTGAGTGATATTTGattagattataatttacttatttaaaaaaaaaacactgtaaaATACCTTATCTTCAAAGTAGTCTAACTTTGTGTGCGGGGAGCCTTTATCCAGATCCCACAATAAGACTGTATTGTCAGCTGACCCACTAGCAAGGACATgactggaaataaaaaataattgtaattgtctATGGAGTTTGTAATCATCTTAATATCTTCaataagataatttaatcaAGTGTCTTGAAATGTTGGTTTATTACTATTAACTCACGTAAAATTCCTGTTCCACGAAAGGTCCAATACAGCCTCCTTGTGTCCTattcttttagtttttttctttttatttggctttttgcCTAGTTTGAAAGCTGGTTCCAGGCAGTTTTCTATATCTAAGTCCCATACTTGGATAACTGGATCCATGCCACCCAATGCGCAGAGGTTACCTGGAAggcaataatattttgataatttaatttattttattttaaaaatattagtatatctactaatataataaagctgaagtatttattttttatgtatgctCTGATATCTGGAACAActatttggttaaaaaaaaagtcacctTGCATTCAATATTCAATTCTGGAGGTAATTTAACTTATAACTCACTTCTAAGTATTAATTGTGTATTTAGAATCctcttttacaattttttatataaaaattgtatttatgtacattCCTCACAAGAGAACTAAAAATAGCATATTAGTAGTTgttggtagtttttgagttattgtaaatttaaatatatttaataaaaaagccaaTTTTCACATACAAAAACTCAACTTCAATCACAtggttattaatataaagtatcaaaattacCTGGTTGTGGATCTGATGGGTCATGACTCAACCATTCAATGCAGAGAGGAAACCAGGGCAAGATAATATCATGGTGGACATAGAATGATCCCTCTTCTTTATTGAAGACTGTAAGAAAACACTATAgactataatacaatttaatttatgtcaataataaataattttattttaatgattacaaaaaatacatatttcttatGTGTAAGTcaaacatgaataaaaaaacaaattaaattctttatttaaaatatgtaatattttgacaagtaatatatataatacgtaatattttaaatgtaaattaaattactcacTATATACTTCTAATACACTAGCATCAGTCTCCACATGCCCTACGAGAAGGAGATTGTCATCTGGTTTAATTATATCATCCTCTTCATCACTGTCGGGACCCTCTGTCTAAGACAAATAATTAACATTCcgttactgttttatttttactcttatgtttatgataattttattgtttacttaCTCGTATTTGAACATTTTCACTGAGATCACCTAAGTTTGGAAGTGTAGCTATAGTCCCAATGCCAACTGGATCACCTTCAAACATAATTTGAACATTGTTAAACATTAAACCatacagtaatattaaaatacacagtTAAGTTAAAGTAAAAGCCTTTCGTGTTCtactgaatattaattattccacaTAAAATATCAGTCGTGCCTGCGgttttgaacctgcaatctttGGCTAAAACTCATGTATTCTAGTCACTGGCCCctgctattaatttaatataatttttgttttgagttCATGAATACTTATCCATACCTATACCAATATCACAAATAGtgattctgtctgtctgtttctctGTTACGGCTAAGCCACTGAACCATTGATGAAAAcaacttttttatacttaaaacctatgacaactttataaattattaaataaaactcactTCCTTCCTCTTGatcataattttcaaaattaaattcgtcATTGGGATCAGCTGGTGGATCCCTAACTTGTTCAGCATTTTCAGCCTCATCGTCACTCTGATCATCGCCATCCTCAGttaaacttgaaatatttttttgtttacaaaaagaTAACATAAAATTCTAATGATATAGcgaaagtttataatatttttatataaacattaaattagatACTAACCGCAATTCAGTAGcagtttgtttaattattttctccaaTTCCTTTTCGGTTAGTTCAATCTAAaacaagtttaattataaaatattttttttgtattacgcagtgtacacattttaaaaatattttttaccttttcTGGTACAGCTTTTGCTACTCCGCGCTTTACAAAATGCACGCATGATACTAAGCTAACAGTTGGTGTCCCTTCTTCTTCCATTTTTATgccttacttattttattttaataataatagaataaaatattaaaagttaggTTATGCAGTATGTTGTTAATGACATTAATACAAAGTTTAGACTTAGACTATAGTATAGTCTATAGTACAGTCTATGGGATAGACTATGGAGAGCTAAACAAAATGTCAATTGTTAAAAGTCTCTTACCCACATGACAATTTGAGCCTAAGCCGGTCTATCTTCCACCATTCAAGTTGCTTCCAAGATCAGAAATTTTGTCAGGAAAGTATCAGTGATATAGATATAGAGTAGTTGTTATTCAccctaacttcaaaaattttaccgtcgattaagtttattttaaaaataaaaaataaaaaaaatatcaatatagaaATCTTTTAATTACTAACTTTTAATCGTAATTAAGGCTGATACGCATTTCGGATCGATTTAATAAACGACAACTATAGTTATcgttcattatttttcaaatgaatcattttattaatattgaaatagttataaaaacattatttttgttaaagaacAGACTAAATTTCACAACGATACATTGTCTCATCTCTCGATCATtatcaatgtatatattttattgaatattaaccGATACTTTCAGTACTTCCGACATCCCTGTGTGACCCTAGAATTAAATTTACCTATTACACAAACGTGTGAAAGCATTTGAAGAGAGACAAAAGAGTTAttcatttaatcattttaacaatttgcaacaacttatgtatttaacttgtattttctatgtaaataaataaaaaaatattaactgttgATTAATGTTGTTGTTGATGAGAAAAAAAGATCgattgttacaatatatttattgagtgTATCTGTACAGTATATACATTTAtaggtgtaataaataaataatgtttcaccAGCAGGGTAATAAGCATCGTATTAGTACGAGATATGCAAGAGCGGATTAGTTTGTAGTTAAAATCCTTTAGGTCTGTATAGCCCGGAAGACTCGATGAGCTAACAACCGGAAAATTACTCAAATATCTCTAATAGCTCTTTTAATCAttatctatagcctattccaatggatataggaataaagataaacagacCTTAGTGAATAAAATTCCGGCAGGCTACTTatgccaaaaaataaaacacttaacaAGTACTATTTAAGCGTCTATTTGCTCGTGAAACGattcacacaaaaaaaatatttttacatgccTTATACTAACAACTTAACCAAACCATAGCGCGTTTACGTATTACATGTGATTTACTAATAACTCTATTGTGCACACCTAagagtttatgtttaatatatatttatttataatacaacattattatacttaaatacttttttccactttaattttacttccaaaattccgataacaatttcgtTAAAGTTCAAAcgctattttttcgcaaatccatactGAATATCatgcataaattaatattgcatcaatttgatgtcaaatgttgtttatttggctattttcctgttatggttggaatggaGTATACGACATTTGTATTTGTTACTATCGGTCAATTAATAGTTCAAACttgtaaaacaaaaagtttgttctctatgtttatataaatcaatatgtttTGATGTAACAAAGCCTAAGTCTAAGAATTTCTATGCTTAAAGTGCTAATATCAGGAATCAATAGCATTGGGCTAtatgatgtaaaaaaatattttacgaattttacagtcgtatttttaaaacgtgtcaaataaataagtatttcaagTATGGCAGCACTTTTTCCCCCTACTAGAAGtatggtaaaaataataacggtCACATTTTGCCAAATACTTTCCAAAAAATCAAAAGCAATACTGATACAAATCGTttggcgaaaaaaaaaattaatccttTGCAGTGGTATGGCGGCCATTGGGAACTGTCGGAAAAGTATGGTAAGGTGATTTTCGTGGACGGCTACTCGACGATGATTAGCTATGCAAAAATTAGCCTGGTACAAATGGttgaattgtattatttaaattaatgtattcgcgTCGGTATTGCGGGCTGTAAGTCACACCCGAGAAGTATGACTATCTGaaaatacaagcatttttgtgGAACAAATCGTTCGACACTCGTTATTTATGCGACGCGTACGTTTAACGCCCGCGTGATTGGGCCACCGGTGCGAGCGCTATGACCattattttcctttttgcctttacgtaattagacccctgaagaaccgccatactggtacaaatgaCCTAGAATTTTGTGTCATTATCTCCGGGTCTATACCCCAAAAGACGCATTTGTTATGTACTTCGTGATagtgttgcagaactatcgatagttgacctctaAAACTATTCTGGACTCCTATCGATAGTATCATCTCGTCTCTACTTTATGAAATCTATTTACCTCGCATGATTTTTAGTGTATTTGTGTATTGTAGTGATTTTTTGTGTGGTACTGTAACATTAGCTCTTTATTAGATAattagatgatgatgatgttttatttgaatataattgtgTACAGTATTTAAACTTTAGgtcaaaataagatttaataaaacttcTGAACGTTGTTTCTTCtaaggtatttaatatatttttttaatttcagttgaCACTAAATGCCTCGTAGGAAATCTCAGCTTTCTCAGCAGTCTTCTAAAGCAAGAAGACAAAGACTTTTGTGTAGAAATGAGAAAGAAGATGAAAGTATAAATGTTCATCTTCTGTCTCATTTCTATTCTCGTCGTTTAACAAATCAACgactaagtaataaaaaaatccggCATAGGGAATCAAACGTTGAACGTTCACAACGTCTGGCAAAACAAAGAGCACGAAATTCTGCGAGACGTTCTCGACAATCAAGAGCAGAAATTAATCGGCATTTGACCGAACAAAAGGTGCAATCAGTGGCTAATAGAGCACAAAGGAAATACAATTACATTGCTCATGACTCGAACGCTAGTAACTCTGAGCTAAATTATGATGATATTGGTTCATTGAGGAACATTCGCAACCATTTTCAAGTACAGAAATGTAAAACTGAACCTGGATTATACTATATCAATGGCAAAGTATGTATAATCCCCTAATCCATCGAAACAATACGTACTTagaatttttaacttaaatttatgatcaaaacgtttttataattaatatgcgAGATCACTTCATACGACTATTTAAAGGAAGTCATTTGGCGCCGGAAAAGTAAACGAAATTTTATGCTAtctttaaaaaggtttaatttcattttgaaaaaaaatcccTTAAAATTTgccttgactttgactttgatatataaaatcatgTATTCATAAAGCATACAATTGAGAACTTATATATAGGGAAAAAagctaaaacaaatttattggcTTATCTAATGGTAACGTTGATTAATATCTAGTCTAGATAATCTAGAGAAagccaatatatttattttatgcaataaaCAGAAGAActaaaatacattatgtatatttttctttttttagtatatagtcATCAAACTGGAGAAGTTTACTACAATAGGTGATGCACGCGAATGGTTGCCAACAGAAACTTTGAGGACCGTTCTTTGTTGTGTCAGTGTTTTctaatgtgaaataaataaacaataatatatatttaattgcaaattatCCTGTTTTcttcaatttcattaaaataataactctatCATTATTTCCAAAtcttgacaaaataaattataacgtaGTTATGAAAAATAAGGAAATACCCCACTTGACGGGAAGTTTGCCCTTGAAAATCAGACAATACTGTCCGTCTTTATATCACTTTTGTTGCTTTTTGTTGGTTTGAAtaacagaatataaaataaaaatatggaatataatttataggtaaGTGAGAATTTTTGTTCTACaattcattcaaatataatttaaagtgttGTGCATAAATGTTTCCTAGAATATTAATCTAAAGTACAGAACAtgcattataagaaaaaaaaattatttcgattagagcacaaaaataatattggtaAAAGAAAACTgtatacttgttttattttattaattactagacAGCTTTTGCTACCTTACTTTGCAAATACAATATATCTAATTTCTTACTTACccattataatgaaatttattttgtagcGGCAGCACTTTTCTACCACTGTCATCTCTAGTCTTTGAGATGatcacaaatatatgtataatctgtattttttgaGTTGCTGCTTACGGTAGGTCTTAAAAACCTATATATcctatttttgataaaatatttaaatgcaacATTTATTTAGTCGTTTTAAAAATTAGTTGCAgtgtacattaatatttattcgtttattattgaagttaaaaaagGGAACACTAAATATTTTAGACCTGTCAAGCATAGACTACGCAAATGTCTAATAGTAGTTCGGTACACCGCACACATAGTACAGTCGGGATATTGAATTCGAAGCAACATTCAATGTAACTACAATAGATCGACGATTAACGTGACAAACAAATAGTACATTCATGTTaagattcaatttattttatttaaaattttattacgtttagtAAAACTTCaaggtttaatattaaatcgaaaTGACATTTCATTGTTGT harbors:
- the LOC125069904 gene encoding periodic tryptophan protein 1 homolog, translating into MEEEGTPTVSLVSCVHFVKRGVAKAVPEKIELTEKELEKIIKQTATELRLTEDGDDQSDDEAENAEQVRDPPADPNDEFNFENYDQEEGSDPVGIGTIATLPNLGDLSENVQIRTEGPDSDEEDDIIKPDDNLLLVGHVETDASVLEVYIFNKEEGSFYVHHDIILPWFPLCIEWLSHDPSDPQPGNLCALGGMDPVIQVWDLDIENCLEPAFKLGKKPNKKKKTKRIGHKEAVLDLSWNRNFTHVLASGSADNTVLLWDLDKGSPHTKLDYFEDKVQSLCFHPLEAQTLLSGSCDGRARVTDCRATDAHRAWSLGPEIERVVWDTHNPFCFAMSNNEGKVAYVDCRQDEPLWTIDAHQKEVTGLIISDNVPGLLITVGSDEKFKTWDITSSSPLQISERSVRVGQVLCASQCPDAPFSLAVGGDNKECFIEIVDLTTNEEVMNRFGSRTQAPVANNDAMES